The following are encoded together in the Leuconostoc mesenteroides subsp. mesenteroides ATCC 8293 genome:
- a CDS encoding BglG family transcription antiterminator, protein MRKKERDLLIYLVDNSDRFVTSEELSTLLSLTPRTIRNYIKILKETLVSQGALLDAKPSLGYRLHISHPVTFDLFLNKNYELSQWLINEDSNNISDRQKYILNKLIIENQKFLIDDLAEKLFVTRTTLSKDLSIIRKVLMPYRISVESKANIGVFITGLERDKRHFILDYFFSHSENSIQHYMKNKSFFKAISFDQITIIVLDECREAGIHLTDFTIQNIVLYIALSVQRLKCGFELQAAPVDINPEIRNVSDVARKIFSRIESGLALKFPESEVDYLTIQLMAQGKNINIQNDGPLQRDLDMILQRIELETDYPVTKDYALKKNIIEHLKPMIVRLEQGIQLKNPLLQEIKTNYLSEFMDTKRYIKWSPYLSRFDINDDEVAYLALHLMAAAEKYKNLNKPRALIICATGYGSAQLLNNRVEKEFGMYLNIVDIKGYYEVDDTTLSNVNLIISAIDLSTRVFKVPVIQVSIFLTEADVQKINEFLDNEQVRNKYIAVEKKQPINSVLNHFDQFIDQSSFKIWQVSPHRKELLQELTNMLMSNEPTELKHEFLEQIDQREQLSSIVFSDTIAVPHPAMPMSRVPKIAIGIIPNGVRWSDEHPNIQLVFLLSPSYRSNKGLTETTQAIVKFTENTEEQGRLVASINFSEFRHNFLLMMKGGKYI, encoded by the coding sequence ATGAGGAAAAAAGAGCGTGATTTACTAATCTATTTAGTAGATAATTCAGATCGTTTCGTAACCAGTGAAGAATTATCTACTCTTTTGTCACTGACACCTAGAACAATTCGTAATTATATCAAAATTTTAAAAGAAACCTTAGTTTCACAAGGTGCCCTACTTGATGCAAAACCCAGTTTAGGTTATCGGTTGCACATATCTCATCCCGTTACATTTGACTTATTTTTAAATAAAAATTATGAATTATCCCAGTGGTTAATTAATGAGGACAGCAATAATATTTCGGACCGTCAAAAGTATATTTTGAACAAACTTATTATTGAAAATCAAAAATTTTTAATTGATGACTTGGCTGAAAAATTATTTGTTACAAGGACCACACTTTCAAAAGATTTATCGATCATTCGCAAAGTGTTAATGCCATATCGAATTAGTGTCGAAAGCAAAGCCAATATAGGTGTTTTCATTACGGGTTTAGAGCGCGATAAACGTCACTTTATTCTAGATTACTTTTTCAGTCATAGTGAAAATTCTATTCAACATTATATGAAAAATAAATCTTTCTTTAAGGCAATTAGTTTTGATCAAATTACGATTATTGTTCTTGATGAATGTCGAGAAGCTGGTATTCATTTAACGGACTTTACCATACAAAATATTGTTTTATACATTGCACTAAGCGTTCAACGATTGAAATGCGGCTTTGAATTACAGGCTGCTCCAGTTGACATTAATCCTGAAATCAGAAATGTTAGTGATGTTGCTAGAAAAATTTTTTCTCGTATTGAAAGTGGCTTAGCATTAAAATTTCCGGAAAGTGAAGTAGATTATTTAACCATTCAATTAATGGCACAAGGGAAAAATATTAATATACAAAATGATGGTCCCTTGCAACGGGATTTAGATATGATCTTGCAACGAATTGAATTAGAAACCGATTATCCAGTTACTAAGGATTATGCTCTCAAGAAAAATATCATTGAACATCTAAAACCCATGATAGTTCGCCTTGAGCAAGGTATTCAATTGAAAAATCCTTTGTTACAGGAAATAAAAACGAATTATTTAAGTGAGTTCATGGATACCAAGCGCTATATAAAATGGTCGCCTTATTTATCTCGGTTTGACATTAATGACGATGAAGTCGCTTATCTAGCACTTCATTTGATGGCAGCAGCAGAAAAATACAAAAATTTAAATAAACCAAGAGCCTTAATTATCTGCGCAACAGGGTATGGATCGGCACAGTTACTCAACAATCGTGTCGAAAAAGAATTTGGCATGTATTTAAACATTGTTGATATTAAAGGATATTATGAAGTTGATGACACTACTTTAAGTAATGTTAATCTCATTATCAGTGCTATTGATCTGTCAACACGTGTTTTCAAGGTTCCAGTCATACAGGTAAGTATTTTTTTAACCGAAGCAGATGTTCAAAAAATAAATGAATTTTTAGATAATGAGCAAGTCCGAAATAAATATATTGCTGTAGAGAAAAAGCAACCAATTAATAGTGTTTTAAATCATTTTGATCAATTTATTGATCAGTCAAGTTTTAAAATATGGCAGGTATCGCCTCATCGGAAGGAATTACTACAAGAGTTAACTAATATGCTGATGTCCAATGAACCTACCGAATTAAAACATGAATTTTTGGAACAAATCGATCAACGTGAACAACTGAGCTCAATCGTTTTTAGTGATACTATCGCCGTTCCACATCCTGCTATGCCGATGAGTCGAGTACCCAAAATTGCTATTGGAATTATACCAAATGGTGTCAGATGGTCTGACGAGCATCCAAACATTCAGCTAGTTTTCCTGCTATCACCATCCTATCGGAGCAATAAGGGTTTGACAGAAACGACGCAGGCAATTGTAAAATTTACAGAAAATACTGAAGAACAGGGCCGGTTGGTTGCCTCAATAAATTTTTCAGAATTTCGGCATAATTTTCTGTTAATGATGAAAGGAGGTAAGTATATATGA
- a CDS encoding 6-phospho-beta-glucosidase, with product MSKRLSEDFLWGGAVAAHQLEGAWQEGGKGVSVADIMTVGGPDKERNITKGVVSGEYYPNHEAIDFYHRYKADIALFKEMGFKCFRTSIAWTRIYPTGEESEPNEAGLKFYDDLFDELIKNNIEPVITLSHFELPYHLVTKYGGFRNRKVIDLFVKFATTCLKRYKDKVKYWMTFNEINNQANYDNDFLVFTNSGLHFNPGENREEGMYQAAHNELVASARVVKMGHDINPNFQIGCMIAMGPIYPASMNPDDVLAAQKSMEKNYFFADVHVNGQYPAFLTKYWTRKGFNIDVTQEDLADLQAGTVDYIGFSYYMSHAVKKPEGLNFDDMTPENSQVRNTYLAASDWGWQIDPKGLRYALNWFTDKYHLPLFIVENGFGAYDKVEEDGTIHDSYRIAYLQEHIREMKLAVVEDGVDLIGYTPWGCIDLVSAGTGEMDKRYGFIHVDKNNQNEGSLKRSKKDSFYWFKDVIATNAENIN from the coding sequence ATGTCTAAACGTTTATCTGAAGATTTTCTTTGGGGTGGTGCTGTTGCAGCTCACCAATTAGAAGGTGCGTGGCAAGAAGGAGGTAAAGGAGTTAGTGTCGCTGACATCATGACGGTTGGTGGACCAGACAAAGAGCGAAACATTACGAAAGGAGTTGTTTCAGGAGAATATTATCCTAATCATGAAGCGATTGATTTTTATCACCGTTACAAAGCAGACATTGCCTTATTTAAAGAAATGGGATTTAAATGTTTTCGAACTTCAATTGCATGGACAAGAATTTATCCTACTGGTGAGGAAAGCGAGCCAAATGAGGCAGGTTTAAAATTTTATGATGACTTATTTGATGAACTTATCAAAAATAATATTGAACCAGTCATCACGTTATCTCATTTCGAATTACCGTACCACTTGGTTACAAAATATGGTGGTTTCCGTAATCGAAAAGTAATCGATTTATTCGTTAAGTTTGCAACGACTTGTTTAAAGCGATACAAAGACAAGGTCAAATATTGGATGACGTTTAACGAGATTAACAATCAGGCTAACTATGATAATGATTTTCTGGTTTTCACAAATTCTGGGCTGCATTTTAACCCTGGTGAAAATCGTGAGGAGGGTATGTATCAAGCTGCTCATAATGAATTAGTAGCTAGCGCACGAGTTGTTAAAATGGGTCATGACATCAATCCCAATTTTCAAATTGGCTGTATGATTGCTATGGGACCAATTTATCCAGCATCTATGAATCCAGATGATGTTCTGGCAGCTCAAAAGAGCATGGAAAAAAATTATTTCTTTGCAGACGTGCATGTCAATGGTCAATATCCAGCATTTTTAACAAAATATTGGACTCGGAAGGGATTTAACATTGATGTTACCCAAGAAGACCTGGCAGACTTACAAGCTGGTACCGTTGATTATATTGGTTTTAGTTACTACATGTCACATGCAGTTAAAAAGCCAGAAGGTTTAAACTTTGATGACATGACACCAGAAAATAGCCAAGTACGTAATACCTATTTAGCAGCAAGTGATTGGGGATGGCAAATTGATCCTAAGGGGCTGCGTTACGCCCTGAACTGGTTTACAGATAAATATCATTTACCATTATTTATTGTTGAGAATGGATTTGGCGCATACGATAAAGTTGAAGAAGATGGTACAATACATGATTCTTATCGCATTGCATATTTACAAGAACACATTCGGGAAATGAAGTTGGCGGTAGTTGAAGACGGCGTTGATTTGATTGGATATACACCGTGGGGATGTATTGACTTGGTTTCAGCCGGGACTGGAGAAATGGACAAACGATACGGATTTATCCATGTAGACAAAAATAACCAAAATGAGGGTTCATTGAAACGTAGCAAAAAGGATTCCTTTTATTGGTTTAAAGACGTTATCGCAACGAACGCTGAAAATATTAATTAA
- a CDS encoding PTS cellobiose transporter subunit IIB codes for MKKALIICAAGMSSSMMAKKTTDYFKNKNIDIEVDAITATEGEDAIRNSDFDLFLVSPQTTMYLEGFEKIGDEVGKPVVSIPFKAYIPIPTGIEGMANLVQEHIS; via the coding sequence ATGAAAAAAGCTTTAATTATTTGTGCAGCTGGTATGTCATCCTCCATGATGGCAAAAAAAACAACTGACTATTTCAAAAATAAAAATATAGATATTGAAGTGGATGCGATTACTGCTACAGAAGGAGAAGATGCTATTCGTAATAGTGATTTTGATCTATTTCTGGTCAGCCCACAGACAACAATGTATCTTGAAGGTTTTGAAAAGATTGGAGATGAGGTTGGTAAACCTGTTGTTTCTATTCCCTTTAAAGCCTATATACCCATACCAACAGGTATTGAGGGCATGGCGAACTTAGTACAGGAACATATTAGTTAG